Genomic DNA from Solanum dulcamara chromosome 4, daSolDulc1.2, whole genome shotgun sequence:
CAACTATCGAAAGTCTCTCAAGCAACCTACACTAAGATAAGCGAGCTAGAAGCTAAAGTGAGACTTAGCAACCTTCTGCTTAGGCCGACAGCGATAAGGAAGGATATCTATGGATAATGGGATATAAAAGTCAGATGCGATGGTCATCTCAGTAAGAGCGGAAATGTTCAGGCAAGGTTGGAATTTATATGCAAAATTCAATAGGGATTATAATtgattcaagaactcaaaaaacTAGGGCTAGAACTCAACCCAACTATTTAACGATTTTAGATGTATGGTGCGTGGGCGAACTCAATCCAACGCTATGATTAGCCTTCCATACCTGGAAGATTGACattacaatcaaaactcaaaaaatactaGCTTTCTTGGAGGAAACCTTTGGTCTTGAAATCTTGGTGCTTGATCTcgagaaaagaaactctttttatGGAGTTCTTTGAGTGAAAGAACATGGGAAAACCTTGGGTGAAGGGCTTCTCTTTGATCCTTGAGTTTTTTGATTTGAAAGCCTTAGGGTTCTTGATAAAGGAGAGGAACCCTAGGTTAGTTCTGAGAGAGTTTCTTGCGACTGGGTTATttggattgatgattatgagaggaaaacaagttagtggaatgatatattcctttaGAACACCCAAAAACGACTTAGAATATGGTTAAAAAGCTTTGGAAGGACCAAATTGACCCTAGAACATTTTCAGGAAGTTGCTGAAAAAAAGGTGTAGGAAACCTTCACAAAAGACTCTATGGATCGTGAAAGTATTTAAGACTCGTAAAGGGGTTTCGTACAAACACTTTGCTCGACAGGACTTCACTAAAATGGGCATAAATTTTTACTCCAAATTTGGAATGAGGAAAatttagtggcgttggaaagagaactcaaagaaatttaatttgataggtcatgggctatctaattctttatattctaggagatatgatcgtttgaagttgactcaagtaattttttttaccgaaactcaatcggtaaggaatctttcaactcaactttgcgctagaggattcttatgaccttaattcatctccaaatctatccTCATATAAAAGATCCAACCTCCACATATGCacacaattatgaatcattTGGTACAACCATACACACATACGAATAATAGCTTGGTCTtagctaaaaaaaattggggtgttataTTTGGGTCGAGATCGGGTGTCGTTATCGGGGTCAGGGTCGGGTGTCGATATTGGATTTGGGTATCGAGTCGGGGTCGGGGACGGTTGTCTGGGTTAGGGTCGGATCTTGAACCTAGGTCGAGTCTCAAGTTGGAGTCAGGGTCGGTGTCTCCAGTCGAGATCAGATCTCATGTcggggttggggttggggtcGGGGTAAGGTCTTGGGTTTGGGGTCGGGTCTCGGATAGGGGTCGGGATTGAGGTCATGTCTTGGGTGTCGGGGTCGAGGTCGAGTGTCGAGGTCGGGTTTCGAGTCGGGGTCGAGTCTCGAATCGGGATCGTAGTAATTCTTTGGTCGAGTGTCAAGGTCGGGTCTCAGATCGAGATTGAGGTCCAGTCTCGGGTCGGGATCGGGATCGGTTTTCGGTTCGGGATCGAGTCTCAAGTCAAATGTCGGGGTcagattttataaaagatattttctaaaaaatgtttttcattcACGAATGATacactagaaaatatttttcgaaaaatattttccactcaccaaccaaacatgagaaaataagttagaaaccaacttattttccaagaaaacattttctatggaaaacattttccttcatgcCAAACACACCTTATATCATTACAttatttatacttttaaatCATGTTAGAAGTGTTATTTGTATGAGTttctttaattatgttttaattgttttagattattaatatatttttataattttatgttattttgttattttacttcattatgaattatagtttaaaaaatttatggagCTTACGTTCCATGCCTCATGCTAGGTAAAACTCTTTGCCTCACGCCGGCCTTTAAAAACACTGATTATAACAACGGTTTTTGCTACTGTAGTCTGTATTTGTGCATTTGTCTAGTTCTTCATTATTAAGAGATGATTCCCTAATCGTGTCATTAGTGACTCTAATCGAGAGTTAGTTAGCTGAAGCTTGGTTTAACGTATTTTGCATTCTGTTTAGTGGTAAATCCATGTTTTCCATAGAACTCAGAGCTTCAAATTTAACAGTTGATGTCCTATTTATTGTTTTTTCCAGAGTTTGACGATTACTAAGAACTTTGGAAGAGTGTAACGATGAGATTTATCTTCAGTTGAAATAGGGACAAATTTTTCATGGATGACATGGTTTGGTATTACATCATGATTTAAATTTCACCACCGTAAGTCTCCATTACTTTAGATCCCATTCGAAAAATTACATTAGATATGTTATAGGTGGAATGGTCTGATGGACCCTTATACTTATTTGAGTTTGTATTCTGGACTCTTCTACTTAACTTTTTGCCAATTGAACTCTTAAAATTTTAAACCCTTTCAACAATGTGTGTAGCTCACTCTCCCTTACATAAATGACATGTCATATCCACATCACGTATATTAATGCCATGTCATAATATCttcacaaatattttttaattattaaccaatttgttttttaaaaagcCAACGTTAAATTAAATTTCTACAAGATAATCGAAAATGCAATATTATGAGCAGTGACTTCTAAGTCCAATTCCTAATCTAATTAGACTTCTATGTTCTTAATTTTTCATACTAAAAGAGAAGGCTCCGGAGGATGTATATTTCATTTTCCTCTTCATTTTGTTTTCTCAGTGTTTCGAAATTAAATTTGAAGAGTAGAAAAGTCCACAAAAAAATTTCTTATAAATGGGAATGAAAATGATTGTTAATTAGGTCAAAAATTGACATTTGTTGTCTTTTTTTAAGGCCCCACGCGCATAAAATGTGTGTATCACACTTTAGACAAAAATGCTACATAGGATGACATATCAAAAAAAGGATTTAAAATACTAAATTTCAATGAGTTCAGGAGTTCGATTGACAAATGATTAAGTAGAAAGGTCCAGAATACAAACTCGTACAAGTATAAGGGTCCATCAAACCATTTCGCCTATGTTATAAGTCGgtaaaacttcaaaattttgaagttcTTTACACAATAGATAAGGCTTCAAGTTCTCACTaatcctttcaaatccttcctatgtaaaatattgagaaaaaaaaagacagaAAAATATGTCAGTAGCACCTGCTTCCTGTTCATAGCAGCAGTGAGTTTGTAGGGTTTCACTTTTACAAGCCATGTAGCTGGTTACATTGGAGAGAGATGGCCTCCCGAAAAATGAGGCGACTAGAACACATAATACTGAAAGAATGAATATATTTCATTGGATACAAACACAAAGGGGGGAAAACAAGTATGTTTAAGCATACAGCAACTCTTCTTCATTAACTGTGTATGGGGGAGGTAACAAACTCTTCGCCTTAATGAATGTATCAGTACTACCAGAGGGCATTTCTGTAATGGGGGCATCAAGAACTTTGTCTGGAATTTCCCCTAACGTCTCCTCGAGAAGGGATGTAATTGTCTACAAGGTTTAAAATCAGTTTTAAGAACATAGTCAACAGCTTGCTGCAGGACCCAAATGGAAAGGAGAATTTAGACAGCATAGACATACGATTTTAAACGCATATATTGATGATGTAGGCACATATATTAAACACATAAATCGATAAATGTGAACATTTACAGTAACCCTGCCAGCGACTAATAAAATGTCACAGGGCTTTCTCCTGGAGGCTGGATGGCAAGATACGCACATCATACTATTTTTTCTGATACCATCCTTCCATTCAGAGATGAATGTGATGATTAAAATGCAGGTGAATGTGAGATCTTTCCTAAAATAGCAAGGTCCACAAATATCATAAAGTCAAATtactactccctccgtttcattTTACTTGGCCCCTATACAAAAAATAGATGTTTCCTTTTACTTGTCCATTTTAGCAAATCAAGAGAATTAATACTTTTTTCCCACGCTACCCTTAGTATTAGAAAGGTAACTACATAAAGTAGTAGTAGTCAATTTTAGAGTTCCAAGGCATTATTAATAAGGTTAGTAAAATACACCTCTAACTAAAACTTTCTTAAAGGGTGTGTCAGGTCAATAAGGGCcaaataatataaaacataTGCAGTTTATAGCAATGCTACCATTTTCACCTCTTTCCATGGTTATTTTATTATGTATCCACCATAAAGAAACATTATAACTCATCCAAACAATTTTCTCTAAACTAGGTAAATCCAATTAGAGTAGGGAAAATGAAACTAGAGAGTCACTTCAGAGATTGTGATTAGCAGGGAACAAATTTCATactaggtttagaggtaattgcACCACAGCAAGAATATGGCAATGGAAAGAGCACTTCCAATTGTTATGGTTATAAAAAAGAGCACTTCCAATTGTCATAATTCAATGGTGACATACCGTGCAGTGCAGGAGAGCAGAATCAACCTTACGCTTCCACACAACATTTCTAGGAGCTGCATGAAATAGACTGAGCAGAGGCTGTACAGTGAAAAGTTAAAATGAAGATAGCAGGAAAATGTTTTTAGACCAAAGCCCTCATAAAATGTTATGACAACAattaaaaagggcagcccggtgcactaaagctcccgctatgcgcagggtccggggaaaaAAAGGCAAACCATGCATCAGTAGGGTGACAATGTCCAGGACAAAAGAAAACTCGTCTACTAAGCTTTTAAAAGAAGCCCAGGTCAACAGCTTGAAAGGGTAAAATGAAGAGTGACCTACCTTGACAACATCTCGAATATGTGGACTTAAAACTCGTCTACTAAGCTTTTAAAAGAAGCCAAGGTCAACAGCTTGAAAGGGTAAAATGAAGAGTGACCCTACCTTGACAACATCTCGAATATGTGGCTTAAGTCCATACATTCTAACGACTGAATCACCATAGACCTGATATTGTTCAAGAACCTGCCACCATGAAGACGTAAGTAATAATGAGACTATATGATATTTCAGTAGGAAGATTTCATTCAAAAAAACAAATGCAGACGGCAATGAGAACCTGGCGCCGGGTTATACTACGAAGAGGTGCACCATATACAGCACTGTCAACAAGTCCTAGAATCTGCCATGGACTGTCAAAAGCATGAGTTGTCTTAACATTTCaagaaaatgagagaaataactAAAAAAACTAGATGTCAAGGTAAGCAGTTAGAGCTTCAGAACATGTGATGGGGTTTGTCATTCCGCATTGTTGAACCAAAAACTAGAATTATAGTCACAATACTGACCCACTGAACCAACAAATCACCAATGCAATTACATGCACAAGATATTTTTCACATATTCCCCTACAGATGCCAAAAAGCTGCTCTTCTTTTTCTCAAACAACCCTACAAATATCAAAAGCTTCTACTTACCAAGAATCCATCTTTCACATGGATCAGCAATGACAAGTTTATCCAGACAGAATAGCTCAAAACCATTAATACGAAGTTCACAGCATATTTACAATTTTATAGATTCACGTGTTATAAAAGTCTCCTTTCTTCGGATAACTATCTGCTTTATTGGCAATATTTGCTAAAAGGAAAGCTAATGGGCATTGTCTCTCAAGTTCTCTAGAGacaattttatctttatttttcaatttagcGGTTATCTCAAACTTACAATTCTCCACTTGCAAGATCTACAAGGACATTATGGGAGAAGAGGACAAACCTACAGAATCCATAAAACATCTATATTCGGGAGGCCATACTCAGGTGgcaagtagtaaataaaagaGACTAGTGGTAATAGTGTAAACAATTATGTAGACATCTAGGAACAAGGATGCTACAAATATGTAGACATCTATCACTCTAACAAAGTCACAATAATATGTGGACGAATTATTGAAACGGTTACTAGTATTGACACTTCCATACTTGCTGTAAGCTGCACGTCCCAGCATAACCCCATGAGCTCCTTCCATACGTGCTGCATTAACCTACAAATGAATAACCAGAAAAGGGGTCAGGTACTACAAGAGTGCAGCATAAACATAGAATATGAATAACCACCAAAACATTGGCAGATGGAGAAGAAATCCTATGTGCAAATATGAAGTTTGACAAAGCTTACACAATGAATGTgcaagaaagattaaaaaccatTTACTTTTGAACTTCTCAGCAATATTCCCGAGCCTAATTTGCGCAAGATTGGGACCCTGAATTGCTAGTGGCCATAATATCTAGAATTTTGCCAACTAAGAAAAAGCATATGAATGCATCTCtgtttttttttgacaaattaTATTTCACCAGAAGAAGTTTATCAAGAGAATGTGGTCATCAAAAAGAAGAAGTTTATCAAGAGAATGTGGTCATCAAAAACAAAGAAGTTTATCATTAGAATGTCATAGCTTTCTCCATAGATGCAATGGAACTAATAGGGTATGTTAAGTGGATCAGATATCCTGCATTCTGTCAAGGCCAAACCATCCCAACTTTTgctcaaaataaaggaaatagtCCTGCCTGAATGTAAGGTCATAGTGGAGATCTTATTTTTTCAGCACATTCGATTTTATCATTTGTAACAACATTTTCACAAATTAGCACATGTTAATTCCATATTAGGTTTGAGATACTTACCTCATCAATAGAATTTATGCCTCCATTTATTGTAAACTGTAGATCAGGGAAATCACGCAAAAGGGCATAGTAGTACTCGTACCTGTCAATGGCCAATTTAAGTAGTAATTATGAACAATTATTAACATCTTTTTTTTATCAGTGATTAGGAACAATTATTAAGATCTAAGGATTGGCATGTAGTAGCTCAATGTCTCAGCTACAAATACACCAGCAAATGATTAAACAGAGATATATTATTTCACTTGTTTCATTATTGTAAATCCTTGCTGGATTATTAAGCTATGACAAACTGCATACTTGAGTGGGGGAATTTTTCGATTATCTGCTGGGCTGATTCCATTAAGTAATGCCTTCCGGGAGTGTATGATAAAATGACGAGTTGGTGActgagaagaaaccttgtaaATAAAATCACCTGTACACATGAAAGGAAaaggtcaattttttttcttatctaTAACAAAGATAGCAGTACTATTTACCACCCCAATTGGTGCAACCAACCCATCATAGATAGGGTAAGACTCATTGGGAAGGTAAATGAGTTCTAAGACAACACTTTTCACATTctcttttttacttttaataGCTCTGTTCTGATAAAAAAGAGGCAGAACCAAGCACTCATCATAGTTAGCTATAGTGCATACAAACATTAGGAATATCCTAAACAGCAGCAGTAGACAAATATAGCAAAAATATGCATGAGATTCACATACTCAGCCAAATTAAGCAAGCAACTTGCTAAAACTTAGCAAATTATGTAAGAATGTCAACTAAAGGGGCATGTGCCCAAAAATATAGATGAACATGCAAGAAGCTAAGATGCCTAATTTTGTGGCATCTAGTTATATAACATGAACTTTGTATCTGTATCATCAAGCTGATAATGATTAGAACTCTTATTTAAAACATTCAATGATGATTTATAAAAGCCTAATGGGTTATATATACACTCAAAAGGGAAAATTTGGAATTATGTTCAAGATAAACAATGTACCAAGCTATCAGCTAATCTAGTTGAGAAAGTTATATATAGAAACTTTTTTGGATAAGTCAACTATACATATTACCCTGTGTAGTATTTTTTTAAAGCACAAGCCCTTGCAGAGACTAAGAACCACACTTTTTCTCTTAATTATGATTTCCACTTCTCATGATGACACATTTAATTTCAGATCCAACATGGGGAGGGAATTGTTGAGAAACTTGTGTCAACCTGTGTGCAAGTACAGAGGTGATCCCCTCCAGTGTCCCCAAACCTACTAATACAGTATGTTCAAAGGGAACAAAAAGACCATGTGAAATAT
This window encodes:
- the LOC129886973 gene encoding uncharacterized protein LOC129886973, with the protein product MGAEHYPPPWFSVAPMMEWTDNHYRTLARLISKKAWLYTEMLAAETIVYQTGNLDRFLAYGPEQHPIVLQIGGNNLENLAKATQLATPYGYDEINFNCGCPSPRVAGHGCFGVRLMLDPKFVAEAMCVIAANTNVPVSVKCRIGLDGHDSYNELCDFIYKVSSQSPTRHFIIHSRKALLNGISPADNRKIPPLKYEYYYALLRDFPDLQFTINGGINSIDEVNAARMEGAHGVMLGRAAYSNPWQILGLVDSAVYGAPLRSITRRQVLEQYQVYGDSVVRMYGLKPHIRDVVKPLLSLFHAAPRNVVWKRKVDSALLHCTTITSLLEETLGEIPDKVLDAPITEMPSGSTDTFIKAKSLLPPPYTVNEEELLYA